The following are encoded in a window of Megachile rotundata isolate GNS110a chromosome 2, iyMegRotu1, whole genome shotgun sequence genomic DNA:
- the LOC105663606 gene encoding uncharacterized protein LOC105663606 isoform X1 yields the protein MSSFPTYFLKCGPLKRRKQPQTVPGTVNVPLGYRLHERCDCKILPLPESFEHFEEERRREYEHLIKILDFEEQTNRRIRKKKVWQRVQQGLAEHEDEVNERRDRLRELLLREQMNLTREVVYQAQHGDDARMDEMRQRNAELRREQEEQRLAIVAAKRMQQYLEQCPEAREKIAKRTTVQAKMGNLAQIADNEAKKRAEKELDNLWHELMLKEVEMKKEREVEEAKNRCVIEQTNLSTLAKQMAGKLALEEHKKQIQQEDKEYMEQLMKKFREEELKRLEKEREDREKLKKDLQDQILVAKRQLAERARHEQEIDRLRQTLAEEELARERSKIQETSAALRKELLAYLQYLEDLRKEEAKRNIEVDRIVQQWMKDSADERDLAKKKFKEFQQRNLQEVLRAREEQLKIKCEREKQEMEQRRLEKEALEMDIELNAKLAAHAKELKKKKMLCYRGELEEQWRQTDEARRREKQEDIERVKLEELRQQQEYEKLTDELLNASENIVPHPFKILLKQCAARYAAEKEGHCYCPPPLSEQ from the exons ATGAGTTCCTTTCCGACGTACTTTTTAAAATGTGGTCCTCTGAAACGGAGGAAGCAACCGCAAACGGTGCCCGGGACCGTGAACGTACCCCTGGGATACAGACTCCACGAACGTTGCGATTGCAAAATCCTACCTCTTCCGGAAAGCTTCGAGCACTTCGAAGAGGAGAGGCGGAGAGAATATGAACATCTGATCAAGATTTTGGACTTCGAGGAGCAGACGAACAGGAGGATCAGAAAGAAGAAAGTCTGGCAACGCGTTCAGCAAG GTTTGGCGGAGCACGAGGACGAGGTGAACGAGCGGCGCGACAGGTTGCGGGAGCTGTTATTGCGCGAACAGATGAATTTGACTCGCGAGGTCGTGTATCAAGCGCAACACGGCGACGACGCGAGGATGGACGAAATGCGGCAGAGGAACGCGGAGTTGAGAAGGGAGCAGGAGGAGCAGCGTCTGGCGATCGTGGCCGCGAAGAGGATGCAGCAGTACCTGGAGCAGTGTCCGGAAGCTCGAGAGAAGATCGCGAAGAGGACCACCGTCCAGGCGAAGATGGGTAACCTGGCTCAGATAGCGGACAACGAGGCGAAGAAGCGAGCCGAGAAGGAGCTGGACAACCTGTGGCACGAGCTGATGCTGAAGGAGGTCGAGATGAAGAAGGAGAGGGAAGTCGAAGAGGCCAAGAATCGCTGCGTCATCGAACAGACAAATTTGTCCACGTTGGCCAAGCAGATGGCTGGTAAACTAGCCCTCGAAGAGCACAAGAAACAGATACAGCAGGAAGACAAAGAGTATATGGAGCAGTTGATGAAAAAATTCCGAGAAGAGGAGCTGAAGAGATTGGAGAAGGAACGCGAAGACAGAGAGAAACTGAAGAAGGACCTGCAGGATCAGATCTTGGTCGCGAAGAGGCAACTTGCGGAGCGAGCCCGACACGAACAGGAAATTGATAGGTTAAGACAGACTTTGGCCGAGGAAGAGCTGGCCAGAGAGAGGAGCAAGATCCAGGAGACCAGCGCGGCGCTCCGCAAGGAGCTGCTGGCTTATTTGCAGTACCTCGAAGACCTGAGGAAGGAGGAAGCCAAGAGGAACATCGAGGTAGACCGCATAGTGCAGCAGTGGATGAAGGACAGCGCGGACGAGCGCGACCTTGCGAAGAAGAAGTTCAAGGAGTTCCAACAGAGGAATCTTCAGGAGGTGCTTCGAGCCAGGGAGGAGCAGCTGAAGATAAAATGCGAAAGGGAGAAGCAGGAAATGGAGCAACGGCGATTGGAGAAGGAGGCACTGGAGATGGACATAGAATTAAACGCGAAATTAGCGGCTCACGCTAAGGaactgaagaagaagaagatgttGTGTTACAGAGGAGAACTCGAGGAACAGTGGAGACAAACTGACGAGGCGCGTCGCAGGGAAAAGCAGGAAGATATCGAACGAGtaaaacttgaagagttgaGACAGCAACAGGAGTACGAAAAACTTACGGATGAATTGTTGAACGCTTCGGAAAATATTGTACCACATCCGTTTAAGATTTTGCTGAAGCAGTGCGCGGCTCGTTACGCCGCGGAAAAGGAGGGACATTGTTACTGCCCTCCTCCTTTGTCCGAACAGTAA
- the LOC105663606 gene encoding uncharacterized protein LOC105663606 isoform X2, whose product MIEKCVFDVHTRLAEHEDEVNERRDRLRELLLREQMNLTREVVYQAQHGDDARMDEMRQRNAELRREQEEQRLAIVAAKRMQQYLEQCPEAREKIAKRTTVQAKMGNLAQIADNEAKKRAEKELDNLWHELMLKEVEMKKEREVEEAKNRCVIEQTNLSTLAKQMAGKLALEEHKKQIQQEDKEYMEQLMKKFREEELKRLEKEREDREKLKKDLQDQILVAKRQLAERARHEQEIDRLRQTLAEEELARERSKIQETSAALRKELLAYLQYLEDLRKEEAKRNIEVDRIVQQWMKDSADERDLAKKKFKEFQQRNLQEVLRAREEQLKIKCEREKQEMEQRRLEKEALEMDIELNAKLAAHAKELKKKKMLCYRGELEEQWRQTDEARRREKQEDIERVKLEELRQQQEYEKLTDELLNASENIVPHPFKILLKQCAARYAAEKEGHCYCPPPLSEQ is encoded by the exons ATGATAGAAAAGTGTGTTTTCGACGTCCATACAC GTTTGGCGGAGCACGAGGACGAGGTGAACGAGCGGCGCGACAGGTTGCGGGAGCTGTTATTGCGCGAACAGATGAATTTGACTCGCGAGGTCGTGTATCAAGCGCAACACGGCGACGACGCGAGGATGGACGAAATGCGGCAGAGGAACGCGGAGTTGAGAAGGGAGCAGGAGGAGCAGCGTCTGGCGATCGTGGCCGCGAAGAGGATGCAGCAGTACCTGGAGCAGTGTCCGGAAGCTCGAGAGAAGATCGCGAAGAGGACCACCGTCCAGGCGAAGATGGGTAACCTGGCTCAGATAGCGGACAACGAGGCGAAGAAGCGAGCCGAGAAGGAGCTGGACAACCTGTGGCACGAGCTGATGCTGAAGGAGGTCGAGATGAAGAAGGAGAGGGAAGTCGAAGAGGCCAAGAATCGCTGCGTCATCGAACAGACAAATTTGTCCACGTTGGCCAAGCAGATGGCTGGTAAACTAGCCCTCGAAGAGCACAAGAAACAGATACAGCAGGAAGACAAAGAGTATATGGAGCAGTTGATGAAAAAATTCCGAGAAGAGGAGCTGAAGAGATTGGAGAAGGAACGCGAAGACAGAGAGAAACTGAAGAAGGACCTGCAGGATCAGATCTTGGTCGCGAAGAGGCAACTTGCGGAGCGAGCCCGACACGAACAGGAAATTGATAGGTTAAGACAGACTTTGGCCGAGGAAGAGCTGGCCAGAGAGAGGAGCAAGATCCAGGAGACCAGCGCGGCGCTCCGCAAGGAGCTGCTGGCTTATTTGCAGTACCTCGAAGACCTGAGGAAGGAGGAAGCCAAGAGGAACATCGAGGTAGACCGCATAGTGCAGCAGTGGATGAAGGACAGCGCGGACGAGCGCGACCTTGCGAAGAAGAAGTTCAAGGAGTTCCAACAGAGGAATCTTCAGGAGGTGCTTCGAGCCAGGGAGGAGCAGCTGAAGATAAAATGCGAAAGGGAGAAGCAGGAAATGGAGCAACGGCGATTGGAGAAGGAGGCACTGGAGATGGACATAGAATTAAACGCGAAATTAGCGGCTCACGCTAAGGaactgaagaagaagaagatgttGTGTTACAGAGGAGAACTCGAGGAACAGTGGAGACAAACTGACGAGGCGCGTCGCAGGGAAAAGCAGGAAGATATCGAACGAGtaaaacttgaagagttgaGACAGCAACAGGAGTACGAAAAACTTACGGATGAATTGTTGAACGCTTCGGAAAATATTGTACCACATCCGTTTAAGATTTTGCTGAAGCAGTGCGCGGCTCGTTACGCCGCGGAAAAGGAGGGACATTGTTACTGCCCTCCTCCTTTGTCCGAACAGTAA